From Uloborus diversus isolate 005 chromosome 8, Udiv.v.3.1, whole genome shotgun sequence, a single genomic window includes:
- the LOC129227303 gene encoding peptidyl-prolyl cis-trans isomerase-like 4: MSVVIETTVGDITVDLYLKERPNTCLNFLKLCKIKYYNMCLFHKVERNFIAQSGDPTGTGRGGGSIFSHLYGDQATYFDIEKKPRLKHEKRGTLSMVNNGNSMIGSQFFITLGENLTYLDDDHSVFGEVAEGFDILLKLNEAICDDSNRPYQDIRITHTVVLHDPFDDPTDLVIPDASPEPTKEQLESNYIGANEEIDDTKGKSMEEIEEKIKESEAKARATILEMVGDLPDADVKPPENVLFVCKLNPVTTSEDLEVIFSRFGQILSCEVIKDKKSGESLQYAFIEFEKEEDCENAYFKMDNVLIDDRRIHVDFSQSVSKLNWEAGAKFNKSRSGRSENLVIKSQTKKPDGYDMVFDIDNDEVEPSREKRGKKRKSTSPDGSARKSSNYYKDKTQSKHRNRSRSPIPKDRQSYKQSKFRSISPEYPERRRERSSEKNYSENRREKSGKYYSSNQGQRRERSPDRNYSRLPQRERSAERKYPEDSERTRQKSSEKYYSRTSEKRNERYAERNYSRSPDKSKKSLDKHREFSDRRRDKTKYSYDNRSRSRSPHPRRRNSVSRKEKREDSRTSKHSSKAVDRSDYNYSKHSRKERKHRDRSPS; encoded by the coding sequence ATGTCTGTCGTAATTGAGACTACAGTTGGCGACATTACTGTTGACTTGTATCTGAAGGAAAGACCCAACACATGTTTAAACTTCTTGAAGTTGTGCAAAATCAAATATTACAACATGTGCTTGTTCCACAAAGTGGAAAGGAATTTTATTGCTCAGTCTGGTGATCCTACTGGGACAGGAAGAGGAGGCGGCTCTATCTTTTCTCATTTATATGGTGATCAGGCTACCTACTTCGACATTGAAAAGAAACCGCGACTTAAACATGAAAAACGTGGAACTCTATCCATGGTAAATAATGGAAACAGCATGATTGGGTCACAGTTTTTCATCACGCTAGGCGAAAACTTGACATATTTAGATGATGACCATTCTGTGTTTGGCGAAGTAGCTGAAGGGTTTGATATCCTGTTGAAACTGAACGAAGCCATATGTGATGACAGCAATCGCCCCTATCAGGATATTCGTATCACTCATACTGTTGTGCTTCACGATCCTTTCGATGACCCAACCGATTTAGTTATTCCTGATGCTTCTCCCGAACCAACAAAAGAACAGCTGGAATCGAATTACATTGGTGCCAATGAAGAAATCGACGACACGAAGGGTAAGAGCATGGAAGAGATTGAAGAGAAGATCAAAGAGAGCGAAGCAAAAGCTAGAGCTACTATTCTGGAAATGGTTGGTGATTTACCTGACGCAGATGTCAAGCCACCTGAAAATGTGTTGTTTGTCTGTAAGCTGAACCCAGTCACGACATCGGAAGATCTGGAAGTGATATTTTCTCGTTTCGGTCAAATTCTGAGTTGCGAAGTCATAAAAGACAAGAAATCTGGGGAATCCCTGCAGTATGCCTTCATTGAATTTGAAAAGGAGGAGGACTGTGAAAATGCTTATTTCAAAATGGATAACGTGCTGATTGATGACAGGAGAATTCACGTCGATTTCAGTCAGTCTGTTTCTAAACTGAACTGGGAAGCGGGTGCTAAATTTAACAAATCAAGATCTGGGAGGTCTGAAAATCTTGTCATAAAGAGTCAGACTAAGAAACCAGATGGATACGATATGGTGTTCGATATCGATAATGATGAGGTGGAGCCTTCACGTGAAAAAAGGGGGAAGAAACGCAAATCTACATCACCTGATGGTTCAGCCAGAAAGTCTTCAAATTACTACAAAGACAAAACACAGTCGAAACATCGTAATAGATCCCGGTCTCCAATTCCTAAAGATCGACAATCATACAAGCAATCAAAATTTAGATCCATCAGTCCTGAATATCCTGAGCGTAGGAGAGAGAGATCATCTGAAAAGAATTATTCTGAAAACAGAAGAGAAAAATCTGGAAAATATTACTCTAGCAATCAAGGACAAAGGAGAGAAAGATCTCCGGACAGAAATTATTCAAGGCTTCCACAAAGAGAAAGATCTGCGGAGAGAAAGTATCCTGAAGATTCGGAGAGAACAAGGCAAAAGTCGTCTGAGAAATATTATTCTAGAACTTCCGAAAAAAGAAATGAGCGATATGCAGAGCGGAATTATTCCAGGTCACCAGACAAATCGAAGAAATCTTTAGACAAACATCGTGAATTTTCCGATCGAAGAAGAGACAAAACAAAGTACAGTTATGACAATAGATCCAGGTCGAGATCTCCTCATCCTAGGAGGAGAAATTCTGTTTCAAGGAAAGAAAAACGTGAAGACTCGAGGACTTCGAAACATTCTTCTAAAGCTGTTGATCGAAGTGACTATAATTATTCTAAGCATTCTCGTAAAGAACGCAAACATAGAGACAGGTCACCGAGTTAA